The following proteins are co-located in the Brevibacillus laterosporus DSM 25 genome:
- the rpsO gene encoding 30S ribosomal protein S15, whose translation MALTQERKTQLINEFRTHDNDTGSPEVQIAILTENINNLNEHLRTHKKDHHSRRGLLKMVGQRRNLLGYLRDSDVARYRTLVDKLGLRR comes from the coding sequence ATGGCACTTACTCAAGAGCGTAAAACTCAATTGATCAACGAATTCCGTACACATGATAACGATACTGGATCTCCTGAGGTTCAAATCGCAATTCTTACGGAAAACATCAACAATCTTAACGAACACCTACGCACACATAAGAAAGATCACCACAGCCGTCGTGGTCTATTGAAAATGGTAGGTCAACGCCGTAACCTTTTAGGTTACCTAAGAGACAGCGACGTTGCTCGTTATCGTACATTGGTTGACAAACTTGGTCTTCGCCGTTAA
- a CDS encoding bifunctional riboflavin kinase/FAD synthetase — protein sequence MPNQKKFFAHEVGTLNIIRLSYPLSSEIELQPCAVAMGYFDGVHIGHRRVIQRAIDHAQTHGMKSGVLTFDPHPREVLGRSGYSQYITPLDDKLEQFEKMGVDIVFVMQFDIGFSSIYPEDFVEEVILPLQVKHIVVGFDNTFAYRGMGTTQTLLELSKERYTVDIIGPVNRLGEKVSSTIIREYLHQGEVEQVRHLLGRPYKVKGTVIHGDKRGRTIGFPTANVGVDEPYLIGKNGVYGVRITVDEQTYDGVMNIGIKPTFELEKREKSLEVHIMGFKDEIYGKNVEVELFFMIRDEIKFSGVEALVSQIQQDVNFAKEKFSKLA from the coding sequence ATGCCAAACCAGAAAAAGTTTTTCGCACATGAGGTGGGGACTTTGAACATAATACGACTATCCTATCCGCTTTCATCTGAGATCGAATTACAACCATGCGCGGTCGCCATGGGATACTTCGATGGTGTTCACATTGGGCATCGTCGCGTCATCCAACGAGCGATTGATCATGCCCAAACTCACGGAATGAAAAGTGGTGTCTTGACCTTTGATCCACATCCACGTGAAGTTCTAGGTAGAAGTGGTTATTCTCAATATATCACTCCCTTGGATGATAAGCTGGAGCAATTTGAAAAAATGGGAGTAGACATCGTTTTTGTCATGCAATTTGACATTGGCTTCTCCTCTATTTACCCTGAGGATTTTGTAGAGGAAGTTATTCTGCCTCTTCAGGTAAAGCATATTGTGGTTGGCTTTGACAATACATTTGCTTATCGAGGCATGGGTACAACACAGACGCTATTAGAACTAAGCAAAGAGCGATATACTGTAGACATCATTGGCCCTGTGAATCGTTTAGGCGAAAAGGTGAGTAGCACCATTATTCGGGAATACTTGCACCAAGGCGAAGTAGAGCAAGTACGTCATCTTTTAGGACGTCCTTATAAGGTAAAGGGAACAGTGATTCATGGAGATAAGCGCGGTAGAACCATTGGGTTCCCAACTGCCAATGTCGGGGTGGACGAGCCTTATTTAATTGGAAAAAATGGTGTATATGGCGTTCGAATTACCGTGGATGAACAAACCTATGATGGCGTGATGAATATTGGAATTAAGCCTACTTTTGAATTGGAGAAGCGAGAAAAATCACTGGAAGTTCATATCATGGGTTTTAAAGATGAGATTTATGGTAAAAATGTAGAAGTAGAATTATTCTTCATGATCCGTGATGAAATCAAATTCTCTGGCGTGGAAGCTCTTGTGTCCCAAATCCAACAAGACGTGAACTTTGCTAAAGAAAAATTTTCTAAGTTGGCTTAA
- the truB gene encoding tRNA pseudouridine(55) synthase TruB, whose translation MSEQHGVLVLHKPAGMTSHDCVAKIRRIFQTKKVGHTGTLDPDVTGVLPICINNATRIVEYLQELPKAYEVVMRIGSTTTTEDASGEVLETATVDVATITRERVEEAMKEMLGVIEQIPPMYSAIKVNGQRLYDLAREGITIERKAREVTIYELQLHQIESNEEYVDVSFYCLCSKGTYMRTLCVDLGQKLGYPAHMAKLVRVKSGPFTMEHALTFEELEACMNKEQTTKSIEQLVIPIGEALSYLPRYEITADRAKAVLNGLETGLPGCQVEEGKLICLYSNGQLLGIHKVYKSQRGLYAKPEKVFRT comes from the coding sequence ATGAGTGAGCAACACGGAGTTCTCGTTTTACATAAACCTGCCGGAATGACTTCACATGATTGTGTTGCAAAAATTCGTCGTATTTTTCAAACGAAAAAAGTGGGGCATACAGGTACACTAGACCCTGATGTGACGGGTGTGTTACCTATATGTATAAACAATGCGACACGAATTGTGGAGTATTTGCAGGAGCTTCCAAAAGCTTATGAAGTTGTCATGCGTATTGGTTCAACCACTACGACCGAGGATGCCTCTGGTGAAGTATTGGAGACAGCTACGGTGGACGTTGCTACCATTACTAGAGAACGAGTAGAGGAAGCAATGAAGGAAATGCTTGGGGTAATCGAGCAAATTCCTCCAATGTATTCTGCTATTAAGGTAAATGGGCAGCGTTTATATGATTTAGCTCGTGAAGGTATTACGATTGAGCGAAAGGCTCGCGAGGTTACTATTTATGAATTACAACTACATCAGATTGAATCTAACGAAGAGTACGTAGATGTGTCGTTTTATTGTCTTTGCTCCAAAGGGACGTATATGCGTACGTTATGTGTTGACCTTGGACAAAAACTGGGGTATCCTGCGCATATGGCCAAGTTAGTTCGTGTTAAAAGCGGACCGTTTACAATGGAGCATGCCCTTACGTTTGAGGAATTGGAAGCATGCATGAACAAGGAGCAAACGACGAAGAGCATTGAGCAACTTGTTATTCCAATTGGAGAAGCCTTATCTTATTTGCCTCGCTATGAAATTACAGCGGACAGAGCTAAGGCTGTACTAAATGGTTTGGAAACAGGTCTGCCAGGCTGTCAAGTTGAGGAAGGAAAGCTCATTTGTTTGTATAGTAATGGTCAGTTACTTGGCATTCACAAGGTGTATAAGAGCCAACGAGGTCTATATGCCAAACCAGAAAAAGTTTTTCGCACATGA
- a CDS encoding DHH family phosphoesterase yields the protein MNIDQTVFLDAARFVRENERFLIISHVNPDGDTTGSALAMALLLEQMGKSYVIVNQGSTPDMFSFLPRFNHIINLSDQTVDEKFSCVIAVDAADSSRMGEVTHLFNPDAQILNIDHHPTNDAFGTYNIILPHAAATAEIMYDWCVASSFSLTKEIATCIYTGLLTDTGGFRYSNTTPHVMEIASHLLTYEVSSAEIAERCLESITLKHVQILKRALASLELINEGLVATMQISKQDFLETNSTNDDTGGIVNYGRNIEGVEVGILLTEVEEGIVKISLRSRAKVDVAQLAKNIGGGGHARAAGCTMKGVTLEEAKKSVLRLVDQVLGVERYE from the coding sequence ATGAATATCGATCAAACTGTTTTCTTAGATGCCGCTCGTTTTGTTCGTGAAAACGAGCGTTTCTTAATTATTTCCCACGTAAACCCTGATGGTGATACGACGGGCTCTGCTCTTGCTATGGCTCTTTTATTAGAACAGATGGGTAAAAGCTATGTGATTGTAAACCAAGGATCTACACCTGATATGTTCTCCTTCCTGCCGCGCTTCAACCACATCATCAATCTATCTGACCAAACTGTGGATGAGAAATTCTCCTGCGTTATCGCTGTAGACGCAGCAGATAGCAGTCGGATGGGAGAAGTAACTCATTTGTTTAATCCAGATGCACAAATTCTAAATATTGACCATCATCCTACCAATGATGCGTTTGGTACGTACAATATTATCCTGCCTCATGCAGCTGCAACAGCAGAGATTATGTATGATTGGTGTGTTGCTTCCTCCTTTTCATTAACAAAAGAGATTGCTACATGTATTTATACTGGATTACTTACGGATACAGGTGGTTTCCGGTATTCCAATACGACACCGCATGTGATGGAAATCGCTTCACATCTACTTACGTATGAAGTTTCTTCAGCCGAGATTGCAGAACGCTGTTTAGAGAGCATTACGTTAAAGCATGTACAGATTCTTAAACGTGCTTTAGCATCTCTGGAGCTTATCAATGAGGGGCTCGTTGCTACTATGCAGATATCAAAACAGGATTTTTTAGAAACCAATTCAACAAATGATGATACAGGTGGTATTGTAAATTACGGGCGTAATATTGAAGGTGTCGAGGTTGGAATATTGCTAACAGAAGTAGAAGAAGGCATTGTCAAAATTAGCCTGCGTTCACGTGCAAAGGTAGATGTGGCTCAACTAGCTAAGAATATCGGTGGCGGTGGACATGCCCGCGCAGCAGGATGCACGATGAAGGGTGTAACACTGGAAGAAGCCAAGAAATCTGTTTTGCGATTGGTAGATCAAGTGCTTGGAGTGGAAAGATATGAGTGA
- the rbfA gene encoding 30S ribosome-binding factor RbfA: MNKTRMSRVSEEIKKELSVLLQREMKDPRIGFVTVTDVEVTSDLQQAKVYISVFGDESKREESLKGLQKAKGFLRTEVGRRIKLRHVPELLFKLDASIDYGNKIDNLLREISPNEGEK; the protein is encoded by the coding sequence ATGAATAAAACCCGAATGAGTCGCGTAAGTGAAGAGATCAAAAAAGAATTGAGCGTTCTTTTGCAACGTGAAATGAAAGATCCACGCATCGGTTTTGTAACAGTAACAGATGTGGAAGTAACTAGTGACCTTCAACAAGCAAAAGTGTATATTAGCGTTTTCGGAGATGAAAGCAAACGAGAGGAATCGCTGAAAGGTTTGCAAAAAGCAAAAGGCTTTCTACGCACAGAAGTGGGGCGTCGTATCAAATTAAGACATGTGCCTGAGCTTCTATTCAAACTGGATGCTTCCATTGATTACGGAAATAAAATCGATAACCTTTTGCGTGAAATCTCCCCAAATGAAGGAGAGAAATAG
- a CDS encoding DUF503 domain-containing protein, producing MVAVTQLELFMPYTSSLKEKRSIIKSVMSQIRNKYNVSIAEIDFHEQWQRTLLEVAAVANEYSFLQKEITTIVRFVETFSDVELIRADTEYYD from the coding sequence ATGGTAGCTGTGACGCAGTTAGAATTGTTTATGCCCTATACGAGTTCTCTTAAGGAAAAACGTTCGATTATTAAAAGCGTCATGAGTCAAATTAGAAATAAGTACAATGTATCAATTGCTGAAATAGACTTTCACGAGCAATGGCAGCGTACCTTACTTGAGGTAGCTGCCGTTGCCAATGAATACTCCTTTTTGCAAAAGGAAATTACCACCATCGTGCGGTTTGTAGAAACATTTTCCGACGTAGAGTTAATTCGGGCGGATACGGAATACTACGACTGA
- the infB gene encoding translation initiation factor IF-2: MKTRVYEYAKKHNMSSKEIVTLLKRINIDVSNHMSIMDEETVQKLEQHLANLRANAASGNTQAKQVQQPKQDKPQTKTSSEARATSQSEKSPKQDGQKPQIANAAGNTSAQAKSRGTQNQNQGKNQERRANTMSQNKKQDAKQNEVKEQTTNIEAERKEETLADKAKIPAKVGMEKREKIKKAPQTKKTFEDNRKGPQFNKNQRRSNGRQGGHTPAPRPVLELPSKITFTESLTANELGKKLRREPAEIIKKLFALGIMATINQDLDRDTIELICADYGVEVEEKIIIDETNFETIAEVDAEEELRERPPVVTIMGHVDHGKTTLLDAIRSTNVVAGEAGGITQHIGAYQVEIKGKKITFLDTPGHAAFTTMRARGAQVTDITILVVAADDGVKPQTIEAISHAKAANVPIIVAVNKIDKPSADLDRVKQELMQFELVSEEWGGDTIFCPLSAKQRTGIEELLEYILLVSEVQELKANPDKRARGTVVEAELDKGRGPVATVLVQHGTLRVGDPIVVGSAFGRIRAMVNDKGRRMKEAPPSMPVEITGLNDVPQAGDQFMVFEDEKKARSIGESRAVKQRDSERRASARVSLDDLFTQIQEGDIKELNLIIKADVQGSVEALRGSLEKIEVNGTRVKVIHTGAGAITESDVTLANASNGIIIGFNVRPEPNARSMAEQEQIDIRLHRVIYTVIEEIESALKGMLDPVYKEEIIGQAEARQIFKVSKVGTIAGCYVTEGKLSRDAGARLIRDGVVIYEGKLDTLKRFKDDVKEVATNYECGVTLERFTDIKEGDIIEAFIMVEVKA, encoded by the coding sequence ATGAAGACACGCGTATACGAATACGCAAAGAAACATAACATGAGCAGTAAAGAAATTGTTACTCTCTTGAAGAGAATCAATATAGATGTCAGCAATCACATGAGTATTATGGACGAAGAAACGGTACAAAAATTGGAACAGCATTTGGCAAATTTACGAGCAAATGCTGCCAGTGGTAACACCCAAGCAAAACAAGTGCAACAACCAAAGCAAGATAAGCCACAAACCAAAACGAGCAGCGAGGCGCGAGCCACATCCCAATCGGAAAAATCCCCCAAACAAGACGGTCAAAAACCGCAAATTGCAAATGCTGCTGGTAACACCTCAGCTCAAGCAAAGAGCAGAGGGACGCAAAACCAAAATCAGGGGAAGAATCAGGAGCGAAGAGCAAATACTATGAGTCAAAACAAAAAACAAGATGCAAAGCAAAATGAAGTAAAAGAGCAAACGACCAACATTGAGGCAGAACGTAAAGAAGAAACTCTAGCGGACAAAGCGAAAATTCCAGCAAAAGTTGGAATGGAAAAACGCGAAAAAATTAAGAAGGCTCCACAAACTAAAAAAACCTTTGAAGACAACAGAAAAGGACCGCAGTTTAACAAAAACCAAAGACGTTCAAATGGACGTCAAGGTGGACATACTCCTGCACCACGTCCTGTGTTAGAATTGCCAAGCAAAATTACGTTTACAGAGTCACTTACTGCCAACGAATTGGGTAAAAAGCTAAGAAGAGAACCAGCAGAAATTATTAAAAAATTATTCGCTTTGGGTATCATGGCTACGATCAATCAGGATCTAGATCGAGATACTATTGAATTAATTTGTGCTGACTACGGTGTAGAAGTAGAAGAGAAAATCATCATTGATGAAACAAACTTCGAAACAATCGCTGAAGTGGATGCAGAAGAAGAGCTACGTGAACGCCCTCCAGTTGTTACCATCATGGGTCACGTTGACCATGGTAAAACAACGTTACTAGATGCGATTCGCTCTACAAATGTAGTTGCAGGAGAAGCTGGTGGTATTACACAGCATATCGGTGCGTATCAAGTTGAAATCAAAGGCAAGAAGATTACTTTCTTAGACACACCTGGTCACGCCGCGTTTACAACAATGCGTGCTCGTGGTGCTCAAGTTACGGATATTACAATTCTTGTTGTAGCTGCTGATGATGGTGTTAAACCACAAACAATCGAAGCAATCAGCCATGCGAAAGCGGCAAATGTTCCGATTATCGTTGCTGTCAACAAAATTGACAAACCAAGTGCTGATCTAGATCGTGTGAAACAAGAATTAATGCAATTCGAATTAGTATCTGAAGAGTGGGGCGGCGATACTATTTTCTGCCCGCTATCTGCGAAACAGCGTACTGGTATTGAAGAACTTTTAGAATACATTCTATTGGTATCTGAAGTACAAGAATTGAAAGCCAACCCTGATAAACGTGCTCGTGGTACGGTCGTTGAGGCGGAGTTGGACAAAGGACGTGGCCCTGTTGCAACTGTTTTGGTTCAACATGGTACGTTGCGTGTTGGTGATCCAATCGTTGTAGGCTCTGCTTTTGGCCGCATTCGCGCAATGGTGAACGACAAAGGTCGTCGTATGAAAGAAGCACCACCGTCCATGCCAGTTGAAATCACCGGTTTAAATGATGTACCTCAAGCTGGGGATCAATTCATGGTATTTGAAGATGAAAAGAAAGCTCGTTCCATCGGTGAGTCTCGTGCAGTTAAACAACGTGATTCTGAGCGTCGTGCAAGTGCGCGTGTTTCCTTGGATGACTTGTTTACTCAAATCCAAGAAGGCGATATTAAAGAATTAAACCTAATCATTAAAGCGGACGTTCAAGGTTCTGTAGAAGCGCTTCGAGGTTCTTTAGAGAAAATAGAAGTAAATGGTACTCGTGTGAAAGTTATTCATACAGGTGCGGGTGCGATTACAGAGTCTGATGTTACTTTAGCAAATGCATCTAACGGAATTATCATTGGTTTCAATGTTCGTCCTGAACCGAATGCTCGCAGTATGGCTGAGCAAGAGCAAATTGACATTCGTTTACACCGTGTTATTTACACTGTTATTGAAGAGATTGAATCCGCATTGAAAGGGATGCTTGATCCTGTATATAAAGAGGAGATTATCGGTCAAGCGGAAGCTCGTCAGATCTTCAAAGTATCTAAAGTAGGTACAATCGCAGGTTGCTACGTTACGGAAGGTAAGCTAAGCCGTGATGCAGGGGCACGATTGATCCGTGATGGTGTAGTTATTTACGAAGGTAAATTAGATACGCTAAAACGTTTCAAAGACGATGTGAAAGAAGTGGCAACGAACTACGAGTGCGGTGTTACTCTAGAACGTTTCACTGACATTAAAGAAGGCGACATTATTGAAGCCTTCATTATGGTTGAAGTTAAAGCCTAA
- a CDS encoding YlxQ family RNA-binding protein: protein MNQRVAQLLGLAMRAGKVITGEGLVINGVRNGQAKLVLLATDASANTTKKVSDKCLYYKVPCYSLSTRYELGSAIGKEARVSIAITDSKMAKSMENLLTPNP from the coding sequence ATGAATCAAAGAGTAGCGCAATTGCTAGGGTTGGCCATGCGTGCAGGCAAAGTAATAACGGGTGAAGGTCTCGTGATCAATGGGGTTCGTAACGGACAGGCAAAGCTTGTCCTTCTGGCTACAGATGCATCAGCTAACACGACCAAGAAAGTGTCCGACAAATGCCTGTATTATAAGGTGCCTTGTTATTCGCTTTCGACCAGGTACGAACTTGGAAGTGCGATTGGTAAAGAAGCTCGGGTCTCGATCGCCATCACTGATAGTAAGATGGCGAAGAGCATGGAGAACCTTCTCACACCTAATCCATAA
- the rnpM gene encoding RNase P modulator RnpM, which produces MKVKKVPLRKCIVCQEMYPKKELLRVVRTPDEQILIDPSGRASGRGTYVCQKESCRTPDTFTAGKWKKVLERALNTSISQEQYDNFREKWLEMMGK; this is translated from the coding sequence ATGAAAGTAAAAAAAGTTCCGTTACGTAAATGCATTGTTTGTCAGGAAATGTACCCGAAGAAGGAATTGCTCCGCGTCGTTCGAACGCCGGATGAACAAATTTTGATCGATCCGAGCGGAAGGGCGTCCGGACGCGGCACTTATGTTTGTCAAAAAGAGAGTTGCCGTACACCAGATACTTTCACTGCTGGAAAATGGAAAAAAGTTTTGGAACGTGCGCTAAACACCAGCATTTCACAGGAACAATATGATAACTTCCGCGAGAAATGGCTGGAGATGATGGGGAAATGA
- the nusA gene encoding transcription termination factor NusA — translation MNAEFITALHDLEKEKGIDKEVLIEAIEAALISGYKRNFNSAQNVRVDVNRHSGQVRVFARKNVVEDVLDARLEISLEAANEIDPNFRIDDIVEIEVTPRDFGRIAAQTAKQVVTQRIREAERGLIYNEFIDREEDIVNGIVQRQDSRSYFVDLGKVEAVMPLTEKMPSDDFKPQDRIKAYIIKVEKTTKGPQIVISRTHPGLLKRLFELEVPEIYDGVVEIKSVAREAGDRSKIAVHSTNEEVDPVGACVGPKGLRVQTIVNELKGEKIDIVRWSEDPAEYVANALSPSKVVHVEVNEEEKMTRVIVPDYQLSLAIGKRGQNARLAAKLTGWKIDIKSESQAEQEGISYPKPSDEDASDVGME, via the coding sequence ATGAATGCAGAGTTTATTACAGCACTGCATGATCTGGAAAAGGAAAAGGGGATTGACAAAGAAGTTTTGATTGAGGCGATTGAGGCAGCGCTGATCTCTGGTTACAAGCGCAACTTTAATTCCGCACAAAACGTCCGTGTTGATGTAAACCGCCATTCAGGTCAAGTTCGCGTGTTTGCACGTAAAAATGTTGTAGAAGATGTGTTAGATGCTCGCTTGGAGATTTCTTTGGAGGCTGCTAATGAAATTGATCCAAACTTCCGCATTGATGACATCGTTGAGATTGAGGTAACGCCTCGTGATTTTGGACGCATTGCGGCTCAAACTGCGAAGCAAGTCGTTACTCAACGCATTCGTGAAGCAGAACGCGGACTTATTTATAATGAATTTATTGATCGTGAAGAAGATATCGTTAATGGTATTGTTCAACGTCAGGATTCCCGCTCCTATTTTGTTGACTTAGGTAAAGTGGAAGCGGTAATGCCTCTAACTGAGAAAATGCCATCAGATGATTTTAAACCACAAGACCGTATCAAAGCATATATTATTAAAGTGGAAAAAACGACAAAGGGTCCACAAATCGTAATTTCCCGTACGCATCCAGGACTATTAAAACGCTTATTTGAACTGGAAGTACCTGAAATTTATGATGGTGTAGTTGAAATTAAATCAGTAGCGAGAGAAGCAGGAGATCGATCTAAGATTGCTGTTCACTCCACAAACGAGGAAGTCGATCCAGTTGGTGCCTGTGTAGGTCCTAAAGGTCTACGCGTACAAACTATCGTAAACGAACTAAAGGGCGAAAAAATTGACATTGTTCGCTGGTCTGAGGATCCGGCTGAATACGTGGCTAACGCGTTAAGTCCATCTAAAGTGGTTCATGTTGAAGTGAACGAAGAGGAGAAAATGACGCGCGTAATCGTACCTGATTATCAATTATCCCTAGCTATCGGTAAACGCGGACAAAATGCACGCTTGGCAGCCAAACTTACTGGATGGAAAATAGATATTAAGAGTGAAAGTCAAGCTGAACAAGAGGGGATCTCCTATCCTAAGCCTTCCGATGAAGATGCTAGCGATGTGGGTATGGAATGA
- the rimP gene encoding ribosome maturation factor RimP — protein sequence MSKVVQIVEELLTPILEETGLELVDIEYKKEGSNWFLRIFIDNDSSNIDIEDCGTVSEKLGAKLDELDPIPTAYFLEVSSPGAERPLRKEKDYHKAVGKHVHITTKEAVDGHTLFEGTLESFDGETLTISEQKNKYTIKMEQISEARLAIVF from the coding sequence TTGAGCAAGGTAGTGCAAATTGTTGAGGAACTACTGACTCCTATCCTTGAAGAAACAGGATTGGAACTGGTGGATATCGAATACAAAAAGGAAGGTAGCAACTGGTTTTTGCGTATCTTTATCGACAATGATTCGTCCAACATCGATATTGAAGATTGTGGTACCGTTAGTGAAAAACTAGGAGCAAAGCTGGACGAACTGGACCCGATTCCAACAGCATATTTCTTAGAGGTTTCTTCGCCTGGAGCGGAGCGTCCTTTACGTAAAGAAAAAGATTATCACAAGGCTGTAGGCAAACACGTACATATCACCACCAAAGAAGCGGTGGACGGTCACACGTTGTTTGAAGGTACATTAGAATCGTTTGACGGTGAGACGTTAACGATTTCTGAACAAAAAAACAAATATACAATTAAAATGGAACAAATAAGCGAAGCCCGATTGGCTATCGTCTTTTAA
- a CDS encoding multidrug resistance efflux transporter family protein, whose amino-acid sequence MDVVEHGWFWAVLRRWSAKSESEFPNLPSCSFLRICATALFFRVTEMVKGSMRQLAAVEATQSMEVLFTTAGEVIWLSASLPTPLVGGASAYHAWNGSTQCFGEERKGSIPC is encoded by the coding sequence ATGGATGTTGTGGAGCACGGTTGGTTTTGGGCTGTTTTACGTAGATGGAGCGCCAAGTCAGAGTCAGAGTTTCCAAACCTCCCTAGTTGCTCTTTTCTCAGGATTTGTGCCACTGCTTTATTTTTCCGTGTAACTGAAATGGTAAAAGGAAGCATGCGTCAATTAGCGGCCGTAGAAGCAACACAGTCGATGGAAGTCTTATTTACTACAGCAGGAGAGGTTATTTGGTTATCTGCTAGCTTGCCTACACCATTGGTTGGTGGGGCTTCTGCTTATCATGCTTGGAATGGTTCTACACAGTGTTTCGGGGAGGAAAGAAAAGGAAGCATCCCCTGTTAA